A single Pseudoxanthomonas sp. DNA region contains:
- a CDS encoding CBS domain-containing protein, translated as MKISEMMSGNVCVVAPDDRLSHAATLMAEHDVGSLPVGEDQRLVGFLTDRDIAVRAVARGLGGDARVREVMSTEVKYCFDDDDVDHVAMNMADLEVRRLPVVNRDKRLVGIVSLGNFAQSGERGASQDLLEGVAARH; from the coding sequence ATGAAGATCAGCGAGATGATGAGCGGCAACGTCTGCGTGGTGGCGCCTGACGACCGCCTGTCCCATGCGGCCACCCTGATGGCCGAGCACGATGTAGGCAGCCTGCCGGTGGGCGAGGACCAGCGTCTGGTCGGCTTCCTGACGGATCGCGATATCGCGGTGCGTGCGGTGGCACGAGGGCTGGGCGGAGATGCGCGCGTGCGGGAGGTCATGTCCACCGAGGTCAAATACTGTTTCGACGACGATGATGTCGACCATGTGGCGATGAACATGGCCGATCTGGAAGTGCGTCGCTTGCCGGTGGTCAACCGGGACAAGCGTCTGGTCGGGATCGTCTCGCTGGGCAACTTCGCCCAGTCGGGGGAGCGCGGCGCATCGC
- a CDS encoding hemerythrin domain-containing protein, with the protein MARDILKTLKAEHDQLRALFAELGETTDRGVKKRQSLLERIESALIPHAKWEEEIFYPAFRDRADRDGQQVYAEALTEHHAVEKTVIPEVHAASPGTPEFAGRAKVFGELIDHHATEEETTMFKMARALFNAQERAELDEAYAEWKESAGAQAVMAGEKAKAAVKGAVKSLTQ; encoded by the coding sequence ATGGCACGCGACATCCTGAAAACCCTCAAGGCCGAACATGACCAACTGCGCGCACTGTTCGCCGAGCTCGGAGAGACGACGGACCGCGGCGTCAAGAAGCGCCAGTCGCTTCTGGAGCGGATCGAAAGCGCGTTGATCCCGCACGCCAAGTGGGAGGAAGAGATCTTCTATCCCGCCTTCCGTGACCGGGCCGACCGCGACGGCCAGCAGGTCTACGCCGAGGCATTGACCGAGCACCATGCGGTCGAGAAAACGGTGATCCCGGAGGTGCACGCTGCCTCGCCGGGCACGCCCGAGTTCGCCGGACGCGCCAAGGTTTTCGGCGAACTCATCGACCATCATGCGACGGAAGAGGAAACGACCATGTTCAAGATGGCGCGCGCCCTCTTCAATGCGCAGGAGCGCGCCGAGCTGGACGAAGCGTATGCGGAGTGGAAGGAGTCCGCCGGCGCGCAGGCGGTCATGGCAGGCGAGAAGGCCAAGGCGGCCGTCAAGGGCGCCGTCAAGAGCCTGACCCAGTAA
- the cydB gene encoding cytochrome d ubiquinol oxidase subunit II: MDVAYWLPVAWFAVIAFGVFMYVVLDGFVLGLGILVPFARDEAQRDLMMNTAAPIWDGNETWLVLGGAGLLAAFPAAYATILPALYLPVLMMLVALVFRGVAFEFRFKAQRTRWLWGWAFAAGSLCAAFWQGVILGALVQGLPGVGDGAWAWLRPFALMTGCALVAGYALLGATWLILKTTDEVQRLARHCARPLVVVVAGFMALVSAGLPFLSARVMERWFTGGAFWRLAPVPMLALVAVWLLWRVTVREGRDARPFLLALLLFALAYAGLLLGLWPFLVPPVLTIWDAAAPPSSQGFLLVGVVCLLPLILGYTAWSYYVFRGKLQPGQGYH, from the coding sequence ATGGACGTGGCGTACTGGTTGCCCGTAGCCTGGTTCGCGGTCATCGCGTTCGGCGTCTTCATGTACGTGGTGCTGGATGGCTTCGTCCTGGGGCTGGGCATTCTGGTCCCATTCGCACGGGACGAGGCGCAGCGCGATCTGATGATGAATACCGCCGCGCCGATCTGGGACGGCAACGAGACATGGCTGGTGCTCGGGGGAGCCGGACTTCTCGCGGCGTTTCCAGCGGCATATGCCACGATCCTGCCCGCGCTGTACCTGCCTGTGTTGATGATGCTGGTGGCGCTGGTGTTCCGCGGCGTCGCGTTCGAGTTCCGGTTCAAGGCCCAGCGCACGCGGTGGCTGTGGGGTTGGGCCTTCGCCGCCGGATCGTTGTGCGCGGCGTTCTGGCAGGGGGTGATCCTGGGTGCGCTGGTTCAGGGGCTGCCGGGCGTTGGCGACGGGGCCTGGGCCTGGCTGCGGCCCTTCGCGTTGATGACCGGATGCGCGCTGGTCGCGGGCTACGCCTTGCTGGGCGCGACCTGGCTGATCCTGAAGACCACCGATGAGGTGCAGCGGCTGGCGCGCCACTGCGCGCGCCCGCTGGTCGTCGTCGTGGCGGGCTTCATGGCACTGGTCAGCGCGGGCCTACCCTTTCTGAGCGCGCGCGTGATGGAACGCTGGTTCACCGGCGGCGCGTTCTGGCGACTGGCGCCGGTCCCGATGCTCGCCCTTGTGGCGGTATGGCTGCTCTGGCGGGTCACCGTCCGCGAGGGACGCGACGCGCGCCCGTTCCTGCTGGCGCTGCTGCTGTTCGCGCTGGCCTATGCGGGCCTGCTGCTCGGCCTGTGGCCATTTCTGGTGCCGCCGGTGCTGACGATATGGGATGCCGCGGCACCGCCGTCGTCGCAAGGTTTCTTGCTGGTGGGTGTGGTGTGCCTGTTGCCCTTGATCCTCGGATACACGGCATGGTCGTACTACGTGTTCCGCGGCAAGCTCCAGCCCGGCCAGGGATATCACTGA
- a CDS encoding cytochrome ubiquinol oxidase subunit I: MDALLLSRIQFAFVISFHVLFPAFTIGLASWLGFLEFRWLRTRDTVWRDLYFFWLKVFAVSFGMGVVSGIVLSFQLGTNWAGLSRFAGAVLGPLLGYEVLTAFFLEASFLGVMLFAWSRVPPWLHFLSTCMVALGTLLSTFWILSANSWLHTPQGHEIVDGIARVVSWREVIFNPSFPYRLVHMTLAAYLTTCFVIGGVAGWYLRKGMHTDPAWRMLRLATVFALITVPLQIVAGDLHGLNTLEHQPAKVAAIEAHWRPAPPGEGVPLVLWAVPDETAARNRQEVAVPKLGSLVLTRSWDGAVPALETFAPSERPPVRPVFYAFRIMVGIGTLMLLLALVSGWSWWRGRLRESRRLHVAWNLMLPAGFVAIIAGWFVTEIGRQPWLVYGLLRTASAVSEVSATSVALSLVVYVLAYAIVFGFGFAYLYRMLRRGPLPHEPEPDTEEGERTPARPISASDASLEDG; this comes from the coding sequence GCTCTCCCGCATCCAGTTCGCCTTCGTCATCAGCTTTCATGTGCTGTTCCCGGCTTTCACGATCGGGCTGGCGAGCTGGCTGGGCTTCCTGGAGTTCCGCTGGCTGCGCACGCGCGACACCGTTTGGCGCGACCTCTACTTCTTCTGGCTGAAGGTCTTCGCCGTCTCGTTCGGCATGGGCGTGGTCAGCGGGATCGTGCTGAGCTTCCAGCTGGGCACCAACTGGGCGGGTCTGAGCCGGTTCGCAGGGGCAGTCCTGGGGCCGCTGCTGGGCTACGAGGTACTCACCGCGTTCTTCCTTGAGGCCAGCTTTCTCGGCGTCATGCTGTTCGCCTGGTCACGCGTGCCCCCGTGGCTGCACTTCCTGTCCACCTGCATGGTGGCCCTGGGTACGTTGCTGTCCACGTTCTGGATCCTGTCGGCCAACAGCTGGCTGCACACACCGCAGGGCCACGAGATCGTCGATGGCATCGCTCGCGTCGTGTCCTGGCGCGAGGTCATCTTCAATCCGTCGTTTCCCTACCGCCTGGTGCACATGACACTGGCCGCCTATCTCACCACATGCTTCGTCATCGGCGGCGTGGCCGGGTGGTATCTGCGCAAGGGCATGCATACCGATCCCGCGTGGCGCATGCTGCGGCTGGCGACGGTGTTCGCACTGATCACGGTACCGCTGCAGATCGTGGCCGGTGATCTGCATGGCCTCAACACGCTGGAACACCAACCGGCGAAGGTGGCCGCGATCGAGGCGCACTGGCGGCCGGCGCCTCCAGGGGAGGGCGTACCTCTGGTGCTGTGGGCGGTGCCGGACGAGACCGCCGCACGCAACCGTCAGGAGGTGGCGGTACCGAAACTGGGCAGCCTGGTGCTGACGCGCTCGTGGGATGGCGCGGTACCGGCGCTGGAGACGTTCGCGCCGTCCGAGCGTCCACCGGTACGGCCGGTGTTCTACGCCTTCCGCATCATGGTCGGCATCGGTACGCTGATGCTGCTGCTGGCGCTGGTGTCGGGATGGTCGTGGTGGCGCGGACGACTGCGGGAGAGCCGCAGGCTGCACGTGGCCTGGAATCTGATGCTGCCGGCCGGCTTCGTGGCGATCATCGCGGGCTGGTTCGTCACCGAGATCGGGCGCCAGCCGTGGCTGGTGTACGGCCTGCTGCGCACGGCATCCGCGGTCAGCGAGGTGAGCGCGACCAGCGTCGCCCTGTCCCTGGTCGTCTACGTGCTGGCTTACGCGATCGTGTTCGGTTTCGGCTTCGCCTACCTCTACCGCATGCTGCGTCGCGGTCCGCTCCCGCACGAACCCGAACCGGACACGGAAGAGGGCGAGCGTACGCCGGCGCGGCCCATCAGCGCATCCGATGCGTCGCTGGAGGATGGCTGA